Proteins from one Arsenophonus apicola genomic window:
- a CDS encoding basic amino acid/polyamine antiporter translates to MVGAGVFSLPQNMAEVASPLALIIGWSITGIGILFLAISLLLLSRIRPDLDGGIYTYAKEGFGELVGFCSAWGYWLCAAIANVSYLVIVFAALSFFTDSSDNIIFGDGNTWQSLIGESILLWIIHWLVLRGTQTAAGINKLATFAKLIPLSLFIILAIFAFKIDIFQFDFSGVEMGIPIWQQVKNTMLITLWVFIGIEGAVVVSARAQRRKDVGLATLLAVISALSIYILVTLLSLGIVPRAELSEMKNPSMASLMINMMGNYGEIIIAAGLILSVCGAYLSWTIMATEIPYIASLHGSFPKIFKYQNKNNAPSSSLWLTNGAVQLSLILIWLSGSNYNMLLTIASEMILVPYFLVGAFLIKISFVRTNKALLIIGTVTSLYGLWLLYASGTINLLLSVILYMPGLFIFLYAQKQNNNKSLSRLEKSAIVMIIFSSIPAFWYLLHI, encoded by the coding sequence ATGGTTGGCGCTGGTGTTTTTAGTCTGCCGCAAAATATGGCTGAAGTCGCTAGCCCCTTAGCACTTATAATAGGTTGGAGTATTACCGGTATTGGCATTTTATTTCTTGCCATATCTTTGCTGTTACTTTCACGCATTAGACCTGATCTAGATGGAGGAATTTACACTTACGCTAAAGAAGGCTTTGGCGAACTAGTTGGTTTCTGTTCAGCCTGGGGTTATTGGCTATGTGCTGCTATCGCTAATGTTTCCTATTTGGTTATCGTATTTGCTGCCTTGAGTTTTTTTACTGATAGCTCAGATAATATCATTTTTGGTGATGGAAATACTTGGCAATCTTTGATTGGTGAATCTATCTTACTATGGATCATTCATTGGTTGGTATTAAGGGGTACCCAAACTGCGGCCGGTATCAATAAATTAGCCACGTTCGCTAAATTGATTCCACTTAGCCTATTTATCATTCTAGCTATTTTTGCATTTAAAATAGATATCTTTCAATTTGATTTTAGTGGCGTTGAAATGGGCATACCAATTTGGCAACAAGTCAAAAATACTATGCTAATCACGCTATGGGTATTTATTGGTATTGAAGGAGCTGTAGTTGTTTCAGCTCGAGCTCAAAGACGTAAAGATGTTGGTTTGGCAACGTTACTTGCGGTAATATCGGCCTTAAGTATTTATATATTAGTTACCTTACTCTCCCTAGGCATCGTACCGAGGGCTGAACTTTCTGAAATGAAAAATCCCTCGATGGCATCACTTATGATCAATATGATGGGAAATTATGGTGAAATTATCATTGCAGCCGGTTTAATTCTTTCTGTTTGCGGCGCTTATTTAAGCTGGACTATTATGGCGACAGAAATTCCTTATATTGCATCGCTCCATGGTTCATTTCCTAAAATATTTAAATATCAAAATAAAAATAACGCCCCCTCTTCATCTCTTTGGCTTACAAACGGCGCAGTACAATTATCGTTAATATTAATTTGGTTGAGTGGTAGCAACTATAATATGTTATTAACGATAGCGTCAGAAATGATTTTAGTGCCTTATTTTCTAGTAGGCGCTTTCCTAATCAAAATCTCTTTTGTTCGCACTAACAAGGCATTACTTATTATTGGTACAGTAACCAGTTTATATGGTTTATGGCTACTTTATGCTTCAGGAACCATCAACCTACTTTTATCTGTTATTCTTTATATGCCTGGTTTATTTATCTTTCTATATGCTCAAAAGCAAAATAATAATAAATCACTTAGCCGCTTAGAAAAAAGTGCAATAGTAATGATTATTTTCTCTTCTATTCCTGCATTTTGGTATTTACTTCATATTTAA
- a CDS encoding fimbria/pilus outer membrane usher protein produces the protein MNLTHFLKDNNQLAGVYRVDIFINNKNVATQDITFLNDKQGKLYPIVNSSLLNSWGIDANFIKQKIIDQLNADTIIDFWQQNKLAISAEFDFNQQSLYLTFPQIALIKNQQISSWQSGVPAFFVNYRYQGANTWTKNGTDKQNHFIGLLIGANWQAWRLRHYGSYSSHYHWQNYRTTLSRDIHAFHSQLSLGENYTSSILFERFQFKGLQLQSDDSMLPDNAKGYAPVIQAIAETYATVTVLQNNIAIYQTYVPPGPFIINDLLPSYSNDKLKIIIVESNGRQRIIYQPYTTLPNMLRVGRFRYALNLGQYSPSTISAYKAKFIQFDYQYGLSNYLTHYGGIIIANNYYSNSLGFGVNVGQLGAVTFDASYAKAKEVKGSYDGGYVYRFQYGKYFSTTNTQLTLAGQRYSEKNFFTFSHANKLKNSPSPLFYYAKKSQLQLNIRQNLASLGTLYLSAYQKNYWNYDDKEESYAINYSSRICDLDYTINYSYTKTRREQSADQILSINLQIPFKRWLKRTWGSYGIQNSFDQRSIQQINIHHSPFADESLFLTLQQNYERHYRNHTNAISGALYSQYRNQFAIFNLGYNHDPYQKQLNYGLQGSLVAHPYGLTLAQPIGETAALVIAKDAVGVKLEDHSGIKTNYQGIAIIPNINSYRTNQIALATETLPDGVDIESNIQTVTPTRGAIALANFATQVGYRVIFKLQHHSKPIPFGAMATLTDKTTITTTGIVDDQQQLYLTGVPAQGEFLITAGNNNNNYRCTYALPDDAILAKVHKITAVCQSKE, from the coding sequence ATTAACCTTACTCATTTTCTAAAAGATAACAATCAGTTAGCTGGCGTATATAGAGTAGATATTTTTATTAACAATAAAAATGTGGCCACCCAAGATATTACTTTTCTTAATGATAAACAAGGCAAGCTTTACCCTATCGTCAATAGTAGTCTATTAAATAGCTGGGGAATTGATGCTAATTTTATTAAGCAAAAAATTATCGATCAATTAAACGCTGATACGATAATTGATTTCTGGCAACAGAATAAATTAGCTATTAGCGCTGAATTTGATTTTAATCAGCAAAGTTTATACCTTACTTTTCCTCAAATAGCGTTAATAAAAAACCAACAAATATCATCATGGCAATCGGGTGTGCCGGCATTTTTTGTTAATTATCGTTATCAAGGTGCCAATACTTGGACAAAAAATGGTACTGATAAGCAAAATCACTTTATTGGTTTACTGATAGGCGCTAACTGGCAAGCCTGGCGATTACGCCATTATGGTAGCTACTCTTCTCACTATCACTGGCAAAATTATCGCACCACACTTTCCCGTGATATTCATGCATTCCATAGCCAATTAAGTTTAGGTGAAAATTATACCTCTTCAATACTGTTTGAGCGCTTTCAATTTAAAGGTTTACAATTACAAAGTGACGATAGCATGCTACCCGACAATGCCAAAGGTTACGCTCCAGTGATCCAGGCTATTGCTGAAACCTACGCAACTGTCACTGTATTACAAAATAATATTGCTATTTATCAAACCTATGTGCCGCCGGGTCCTTTTATTATTAATGATCTGCTTCCTTCTTATTCTAATGATAAACTTAAGATCATCATTGTTGAAAGTAATGGTAGACAACGAATAATTTATCAACCATACACGACTTTACCCAATATGCTACGGGTTGGTCGTTTCCGTTATGCGCTTAATCTTGGCCAATATTCCCCCTCAACTATCAGTGCTTATAAAGCTAAATTCATCCAGTTTGATTATCAATATGGTCTATCAAATTATCTGACTCATTATGGTGGAATAATTATCGCCAACAATTATTATTCAAATTCATTAGGATTTGGGGTTAATGTAGGTCAATTGGGTGCGGTTACTTTCGATGCTAGCTATGCAAAAGCAAAAGAAGTAAAAGGATCATATGACGGTGGTTACGTCTATCGTTTTCAATATGGCAAGTATTTTTCTACCACCAATACCCAATTAACGTTAGCAGGCCAACGATATAGCGAGAAAAATTTCTTCACATTTAGTCACGCTAATAAACTTAAAAATAGCCCTTCTCCGCTATTTTACTACGCCAAGAAAAGCCAGTTACAACTTAACATCAGACAAAATTTAGCTAGCTTGGGTACTCTCTACTTATCTGCATATCAGAAAAATTATTGGAATTATGATGATAAAGAAGAAAGCTACGCAATTAATTACAGTTCAAGGATCTGTGATTTAGATTATACGATTAACTATAGCTATACAAAAACCAGACGAGAACAATCCGCGGATCAGATCCTGTCTATCAACTTGCAAATTCCCTTTAAGCGATGGTTAAAACGAACCTGGGGAAGCTATGGTATACAAAATAGCTTTGATCAGCGCTCTATTCAGCAAATTAATATCCACCACTCTCCATTTGCTGACGAAAGTTTATTTTTAACGCTGCAGCAAAACTATGAACGACACTATAGAAATCATACTAACGCTATTAGTGGGGCGCTTTATAGCCAATATCGAAATCAATTTGCAATCTTCAATTTAGGTTATAATCACGATCCCTATCAAAAGCAATTAAATTATGGTCTACAAGGCAGCCTGGTTGCTCATCCTTATGGTTTAACCTTAGCACAACCTATTGGTGAAACAGCGGCATTAGTGATCGCAAAAGATGCTGTTGGCGTAAAACTGGAAGATCATTCAGGTATAAAAACTAACTATCAGGGTATCGCTATTATTCCCAATATCAATAGTTATCGGACAAACCAAATTGCACTCGCAACTGAAACGCTTCCTGATGGCGTTGATATTGAATCTAATATACAAACAGTAACTCCCACTCGTGGCGCAATCGCCCTCGCCAATTTTGCTACCCAAGTTGGTTATAGAGTAATATTTAAACTTCAACATCATAGCAAGCCGATTCCATTCGGTGCAATGGCAACTTTAACCGATAAAACCACAATTACTACAACTGGCATCGTAGATGATCAACAGCAGCTTTATTTAACTGGGGTGCCTGCTCAAGGTGAATTCCTTATCACAGCTGGAAACAATAATAACAATTATCGCTGCACATATGCCCTACCTGATGACGCCATACTAGCTAAAGTTCACAAAATTACTGCCGTCTGTCAATCAAAGGAGTGA
- a CDS encoding fimbrial protein produces MLKLLMALSLSVTSLSQFSAYSSDGSIIFNGQLIGSTCQVTANTKNQTVTLDTLSINNFQKKNDTSIGKPFNIALSNCQPTDNISVVFHDAKNGLTDEGLIVNQTGDDYAQGIAIGIYDNDNNLIKMNEKIATDNNNDTRNIALIAKYVAIADKVQAGQVVSTVNFTITY; encoded by the coding sequence ATGCTTAAGTTATTAATGGCATTATCATTGTCAGTAACCTCTTTATCTCAATTTTCTGCTTATAGCAGTGATGGCTCTATCATTTTTAATGGACAACTTATTGGTTCCACCTGTCAAGTCACCGCAAATACTAAAAATCAAACCGTTACCTTAGACACATTATCAATAAATAATTTTCAAAAGAAAAATGATACATCGATTGGCAAACCTTTCAATATTGCCTTATCCAATTGCCAACCAACAGATAATATCAGTGTTGTTTTTCATGACGCTAAAAATGGTCTCACAGATGAGGGATTGATAGTTAATCAAACTGGTGATGATTATGCACAAGGTATCGCCATTGGTATTTATGATAATGATAATAACCTTATCAAAATGAATGAAAAGATAGCTACAGATAATAACAATGATACCCGCAATATCGCACTTATCGCAAAATACGTCGCTATAGCAGATAAAGTTCAAGCGGGACAAGTCGTTTCAACGGTCAACTTTACCATAACTTATTAG
- a CDS encoding fimbrial biogenesis chaperone produces MFLSYRDKKMRYFLLLLIIAIFSSSSLANVIIGGTRVIYLSDKREVSIAINNLDKENLFLIQSWIEDEDGNKVDDFIITPPLFKLLPEKENKIRIINSTNQLPNDRETVYWLNIKSIPALRKSDENRLNIILKSRLKLFYRPKEIITESTEIYKKIELKQLNKQLVVHNPTAFYINFNSIKIGNFKIETPGVLPPYSQKIWQIKPNKNNKIDWSFINDYGAIIETISLLNDNNNEQKK; encoded by the coding sequence TTGTTCCTATCTTACCGAGATAAGAAAATGCGATATTTTTTATTATTATTAATCATAGCGATATTTTCCTCGTCATCGCTTGCTAATGTGATTATCGGGGGCACCCGCGTTATTTATCTTTCAGATAAACGTGAGGTTTCTATTGCGATAAACAATTTAGACAAAGAGAATTTATTTTTAATCCAATCATGGATTGAAGATGAAGATGGTAATAAAGTCGATGATTTTATTATAACCCCTCCTTTATTTAAATTATTGCCAGAAAAAGAGAATAAAATAAGAATTATCAATTCAACAAATCAATTACCAAATGATAGAGAGACTGTCTATTGGTTAAATATAAAATCAATTCCGGCATTGAGAAAAAGTGACGAAAACCGCTTAAATATTATATTAAAATCACGGCTTAAACTTTTTTATCGGCCTAAAGAAATAATTACCGAATCCACTGAAATATATAAGAAAATAGAATTAAAACAACTAAACAAACAACTTGTTGTGCATAATCCAACCGCTTTTTATATTAATTTTAATTCGATAAAAATAGGAAACTTTAAAATAGAAACTCCTGGAGTGTTACCACCATATAGCCAGAAGATATGGCAAATTAAGCCAAATAAAAATAACAAAATAGACTGGTCATTTATTAATGATTACGGTGCCATTATAGAAACAATTAGCCTATTAAATGATAATAACAATGAACAAAAAAAATAA
- a CDS encoding fimbrial protein: MTSLSTKTIILFFLLLGVFSLTAHASNCNYMLGSQPVEVFIPLPNEIEVSPTLPVGSVIKKAYGSHARGNHKGFIICQSEQIKHQWRNGQQYVILPSSDAIYPTNLAGIGLKIIYHAGNLQPYIAPCNDQPAGKIFCGETFYKIELQLIKTAEQIETGNISQQQLIAATIGDLPIVNFNLANTQITVPKLSCFINNNALEINLGRLKTTVFNGIYSTAGKKAFYLELNCNHASMVEIRMDGDTLPSSDDKILTLNKYNAAQGIGLQILYENNPIKFNHWFILKRVPDTKSIPLFFHAQYIQVAEQVKPGQANALVTYHIKYH; this comes from the coding sequence ATGACAAGCCTTTCAACTAAAACGATAATTCTGTTTTTTTTACTGCTAGGGGTATTTTCTTTAACTGCTCATGCATCCAACTGTAACTACATGCTAGGCTCCCAACCAGTAGAGGTTTTTATTCCCTTGCCAAATGAAATTGAGGTCTCACCTACCTTACCCGTAGGTAGTGTTATTAAAAAAGCTTATGGATCCCATGCAAGAGGCAATCATAAAGGTTTTATCATTTGCCAATCAGAACAAATCAAACATCAATGGAGAAATGGTCAACAATACGTAATATTGCCGTCATCTGATGCTATTTACCCAACAAATTTAGCCGGAATTGGATTAAAAATTATTTATCATGCTGGCAACTTACAGCCTTATATTGCACCTTGTAATGACCAGCCCGCGGGTAAAATATTTTGCGGAGAAACATTCTATAAAATCGAACTGCAATTAATAAAAACAGCTGAGCAGATAGAGACTGGTAATATTTCACAACAACAATTAATTGCAGCAACCATTGGGGATTTACCCATAGTAAATTTCAACTTAGCAAATACTCAAATTACCGTTCCTAAATTAAGCTGTTTTATCAATAACAACGCATTAGAGATCAATTTAGGTCGTCTAAAAACCACTGTTTTTAACGGCATATATAGTACAGCGGGCAAAAAAGCATTTTATCTCGAATTAAATTGTAATCATGCCTCAATGGTTGAAATCAGAATGGATGGAGATACATTACCATCAAGCGATGATAAAATTTTAACCTTAAATAAATATAATGCTGCACAAGGTATCGGTTTACAGATTTTGTATGAAAATAATCCCATCAAATTCAACCACTGGTTTATATTAAAAAGAGTACCTGACACTAAAAGTATTCCGCTATTTTTTCATGCGCAATATATTCAAGTGGCAGAACAAGTAAAACCCGGGCAAGCAAATGCCCTTGTCACTTATCATATTAAATATCACTAA
- a CDS encoding fimbrial protein, producing MHSLLMASLLSIFSLFQFSVHAWDGNIKFTGEIIQSSCTFKALNKDQTVSLGTVATNSFKKAHDTASPTVFNIEVNNCPNNSKEVFIIFDGVKDKINNELLAIKEGNGYATGVAIGIYNSDSEHHIPLNNKTNVYSITDKLASLKFIAKYVATEHIVLPGKVEANAHFTLVYN from the coding sequence ATGCATAGCTTATTAATGGCAAGCTTATTGTCCATATTTTCTTTATTTCAATTTTCTGTTCATGCCTGGGATGGAAATATTAAATTTACGGGTGAAATTATTCAGTCGTCTTGTACATTTAAAGCACTTAATAAAGATCAAACAGTATCATTAGGCACTGTAGCAACTAATAGTTTTAAAAAAGCACATGACACAGCCTCACCAACCGTTTTTAATATTGAGGTCAACAACTGCCCAAATAATAGTAAAGAGGTTTTTATCATATTCGACGGTGTTAAAGATAAAATAAATAATGAGTTGTTAGCTATCAAAGAAGGTAATGGCTATGCGACAGGCGTTGCAATTGGTATTTACAATAGTGATAGTGAACATCATATCCCATTAAATAACAAAACCAATGTTTATTCAATTACTGATAAGCTAGCTAGCCTAAAATTTATTGCAAAATATGTTGCGACAGAACATATTGTTTTACCTGGAAAAGTCGAAGCTAACGCTCATTTTACATTAGTCTATAATTAA